From a region of the Branchiostoma floridae strain S238N-H82 chromosome 13, Bfl_VNyyK, whole genome shotgun sequence genome:
- the LOC118429236 gene encoding uncharacterized protein LOC118429236, which translates to MADPPAGATSSDELAGDDNPWYRSPCRHRMRYVFCAFFPVAFAFVLWGGMTFAGSQQTNSSESIILLALGFFFLLLWMVAVGHFDYAQRRYGVPVKYCTLVDEGSDENSFKSTVRILAPFGILGHAQEDATPAGGSSTDGRGAQAATSGGSDGDRGGHCRPWCTDTSGAEGAHGVQSGVGFSEIIVREESGVGVQQAGFHAGQPDHDVRMSIDIAHGAPPPYDQATAKWAKDNSAYASVC; encoded by the exons atggcggacccgCCCGCGGGAGCGACCAGTTCGGACGAGCTGGCCGGTGACGACAACCCTTGGTACCGCTCTCCTTGTAGGCACCGCATGCGTTACGTGTTCTGCGCGTTCTTTCCCGTCGCCTTCGCCTTTGTGTTATGGGGAGGAATGACTTTTGCTGGGTCGCAGCAAACTAACAGTTCAGAGAGCATCATCCTGCTCGCTTTGGGCTTCTTCTTCCTGTTACTGTGGATGGTGGCAGTCGGCCACTTCGACTACGCCCAGCGTCGCTACGGAGTCCCCGTCAAATATTGCACTCTGGTAGACGAGGGATCTGATGAGAACAGTTTTAAATCTACCGTTAGAATTTTAGCGCCATTTGGCATACTGGGACACGCCCAGGAGGACGCCACGCCTGCGGGAGGCAGTTCTACTGACGGCCGAGGCGCCCAAGCTGCTACATCGGGAGGGTCTGACGGAGACCGTGGCGGGCACTGCAGGCCCTGGTGCACAGACACGAGCGGCGCAGAGGGGGCTCACGGCGTGCAGAGTGGGGTCGGCTTCAGTGAAATCATCGTCAG AGAGGAAAGCGGTGTCGGTGTGCAGCAGGCAGGATTCCACGCCGGCCAGCCTGATCATGATGTCCGAATGAGCATCGATATCGCTCACGGGGCACCTCCGCCGTACGACCAGGCAACGGCGAAGTGGGCCAAGGACAATTCTGCTTACGCCTCTGTCTGTTAG